A window of Silurus meridionalis isolate SWU-2019-XX chromosome 4, ASM1480568v1, whole genome shotgun sequence contains these coding sequences:
- the nagpa gene encoding N-acetylglucosamine-1-phosphodiester alpha-N-acetylglucosaminidase, whose product MAISSEKMAYICILLIWDSVLITETLNVGYSLDDDLLLPYAETHGPSHSHRHVRDCQSRIHGNLTHETWQASAHSGSPVVESKIFVSAIGSGAEKWISGHITVVHDPARTVSVLEPRGPGGCKELHRELVENTAKTRNCLIAQNGGYFDTNSGQCFGNIVSDGRLVQDSGGVQNAQFGIRKDGTLVFGYLSQEEVVDGVNPFVQLISGVVWLLRSGEVYINESMQAECEKSQQTGTFQKFVDVRSARTAVGHDAEGRLILFHIDGQTETRGMNLWEVANFLKELGVINAINLDGGGSSTYVLNGSLASFPSDHCKEAMWRCPRAVSTVLCVHERLCQPEDCNQHGTCANGQCVCQPGWAMPTCANLTCQPQDCGDHGLCTADGCVCDAGWRGSNCSQECTDGFYGDGCTKTCTCVNGGTCDPVHGRCTCLAGFLGASCEQGCPLGFYGLHCLQECQCHELCPCDPVTGSCNATFQGQRNTSLHRAGHCLATQMWKEWQKQDEAHTQKPYLSEQSWIVITAILAAILLTSVIGNVIQVCGKCRAYPQQGYSYVPLKEVNGSVDSQNHLRTKFDKALFQQYGSDCEDFS is encoded by the exons ATGGCAATCTCCTCAGAAAAAATGGCTTATATCTGTATTCTCTTGATATGGGATTCAGTGTTAATAACGGAGACCCTAAATGTGGG GTACTCTTTAGATGATGACCTATTATTGCCCTATGCTGAGACTCATGGCCCGTCTCATTCCCATCGCCACGTGAGGGACTGTCAGTCTCGCATCCATGGAAACTTGACCCATGAGACCTGGCAGGCTAGTGCACACTCTGGATCTCCTGTGGTTGAATCCAAGATTTTTGTCTCCGCAATCGGAAGCGGTGCGGAAAAGTGGATAAGTGGTCACATCACCGTGGTTCATGACCCGGCGAGGACTGTGTCCGTGCTGGAGCCCAGAGGCCCTGGAGGTTGTAAGGAACTCCATAGAGAGCTTGTGGAGAACACGGCGAAAACACGGAACTGTCTGATCGCCCAGAATGGTGGCTATTTTGACACTAATAGTGGACAGTGCTTTGGGAACATTGTGAGCGATGGTAGACTGGTACAAGATAGTGGGGGAGTGCAAAACGCTCAGTTCGGCATCAGGAAGGACGGGACGCTGGTTTTTGG TTATCTTTCACAGGAGGAGGTTGTGGACGGAGTAAATCCTTTTGTGCAGCTGatcagtggggtggtgtggctGCTCAGGTCAGGAGAGGTTTACATCAACGAGAGCATGCAGGCTGAATGTGAAAAGTCCCAACAGACAG GAACATTCCAGAAGTTTGTTGATGTGAGATCAGCTCGGACAGCAGTGGGCCATGATGCTGAGGGCAGACTCATTCTGTTCCACATTGATGGCCAGACAGAAACCCGAGG tatGAACCTGTGGGAGGTGGCAAATTTCCTGAAGGAGCTAGGAGTCATCAATGCCATTAATCTGGACGGAGGCGGCTCTTCCACTTATGTCCTTAATGGGTCACTGGCAAGTTTCCCTTCAGATCACTG TAAGGAGGCGATGTGGCGCTGCCCTCGGGCTGTGTCcactgtgctgtgtgtgcatGAGCGTCTCTGTCAGCCTGAGGACTGCAACCAGCACGGGACCTGTGCGAACGGTCAGTGTGTGTGCCAGCCGGGCTGGGCCATGCCAACATGTGCCAATCTAACATGCCAGCCACAAGACTGTGGAGATCATGGGCTCTGCACTGCAG atggctgtgtgtgtgatgcagggTGGAGAGGTTCGAACTGCAGTCAGG AATGTACAGACGGTTTCTATGGTGATGGATGTACGAAGACATGCACATGCGTAAATGGAGGAACATGTGACCCTGTTCATGGGCGATGCACATGTCTTGCTGGTTTTCTGGGGGCTTCTTGTGAACAAG GATGTCCTCTAGGTTTCTACGGGCTACATTGTTTGCAGGAGTGCCAGTGCCATGAGCTTTGCCCTTGTGACCCTGTAACTGGAAGTTGCAATGCCACATTCCAAGGGCAAAGAAATACCAGTCTGCATAGAG CTGGTCACTGCCTAGCCACCCAAATGTGGAAGGAGTGGCAGAAGCAAGATGAGGCTCACACACAGAAGCCTTATCTGTCAGA GCAGAGCTGGATAGTTATCACTGCCATCTTGGCTGCAATTTTGCTGACCAGTGTCATCGGAAACGTAATCCAAGTGTGTGGAAAATGTAGAGCGTATCCACAGCAGGGGTATTCCTATGTACCTCTGAAGGAAGTTAATGGGTCTGTGGATAGTCAAAATCATTTGAGGACAAAGTTTGACAAAGCCCTCTTCCAACAGTATGGGTCAGACTGTGAAGACTTCTCATAG
- the ndufaf6 gene encoding NADH dehydrogenase (ubiquinone) complex I, assembly factor 6 isoform X1, translating to MSAGVCINMAVGVRIKRALLNSRGLFCSKIFPHIERTQKRMEVMGLRAAAHAAPKHDEKYCIDLVRLRDYEGFVSSLLLPEASRRSSLAVRAFNVELAQVKDSVSQKTIGLMRMQFWRTAVEDIYRDDPPVQPVSAELWMAVRKHKLTRRWLLRIIAEREKDMEDRAYRNLQDLEEYAENTQSSLLYLLLETLGVKDVHADHAASHIGKAQGIVTCLRATPYHSQRRKVYLPMDICMLHGASQEDFIRGSREQNVKDVVYDIASQAHVHLQHARSFCKRVPDSAMCAFLQTVAIDDYLERVRKVDFDVFHPSLQRRNPLLPIQLYFRSFKKKY from the exons ATGTCTGctggtgtgtgtataaacatggcAGTAGGCGTCAGAATAAAACGTGCTCTTTTGAACAGTAGGGGTTTATTTTGTAGTAAAATATTTCCACATATTGAACGCACCCAGAAACGGATGGAGGTCATGGGCCTGAGAGCAGCAGCACATGCAGCACCGAAGCATGATGAGAAATACTGTATTGATCTTGTAAG GTTACGAGACTATGAAGGGTTTGTGAGTTCGTTGCTGCTTCCTGAGGCCTCTCGTCGCTCCTCCTTGGCCGTGAGGGCTTTTAATGTGGAACTGGCACAG gtgaaGGACTCGGTATCTCAGAAGACTATTGGTTTAATGCGAATGCAGTTTTGGAGGACAGCAGTGGAGGACATTTACAGAGACGACCCCCCAGTGCAGCCTGTTAGTGCAGAGTTGTGGATG GCAGTGAGGAAACACAAACTGACGAGAAGATGGCTTTTGAGAATCATAGCTGAAAGA GAAAAGGACATGGAGGACCGAGCATACAGGAATCTTCAGGATTTGGAGGAATATGCAGAGAACACCCAGTCGTCACTGCTCTACCTCTTGCTGGAGACTTTAG GAGTGAAAGACGTCCATGCAGATCATGCTGCCAGCCACATTGGTAAAGCACAAGGCATTGTGACGTGTCTGCGAGCCACACCGTACCACAGCCAGAGACGCAAAGTATATCTCCCCATGGACATCTGCATGCTg CATGGTGCTTCTCAAGAGGACTTCATTCGTGGCAGCAGGGAGCAGAATGTCAAGGATGTTGTGTACGACATTGCCAGTCAAGCACATGTTCATCTTCAACAT gCAAGATCATTTTGCAAAAGGGTTCCAGATTCTGCCATGTGTGCTTTCCTGCAAACA gttgCTATTGATGACTACCTGGAGAGAGTGAGGAAAGTAGACTTCGATGTTTTCCATCCTAGTCTCCAGAGGAGGAATCCGCTTCTTCCCATTCAACTTTATTTCCGATcgtttaagaaaaaatattga
- the ndufaf6 gene encoding NADH dehydrogenase (ubiquinone) complex I, assembly factor 6 isoform X2 yields MYLILPSGLSYTVLRDYEGFVSSLLLPEASRRSSLAVRAFNVELAQVKDSVSQKTIGLMRMQFWRTAVEDIYRDDPPVQPVSAELWMAVRKHKLTRRWLLRIIAEREKDMEDRAYRNLQDLEEYAENTQSSLLYLLLETLGVKDVHADHAASHIGKAQGIVTCLRATPYHSQRRKVYLPMDICMLHGASQEDFIRGSREQNVKDVVYDIASQAHVHLQHARSFCKRVPDSAMCAFLQTVAIDDYLERVRKVDFDVFHPSLQRRNPLLPIQLYFRSFKKKY; encoded by the exons ATGTATTTGATTCTGCCCTCTGGATTGTCTTATACAGT GTTACGAGACTATGAAGGGTTTGTGAGTTCGTTGCTGCTTCCTGAGGCCTCTCGTCGCTCCTCCTTGGCCGTGAGGGCTTTTAATGTGGAACTGGCACAG gtgaaGGACTCGGTATCTCAGAAGACTATTGGTTTAATGCGAATGCAGTTTTGGAGGACAGCAGTGGAGGACATTTACAGAGACGACCCCCCAGTGCAGCCTGTTAGTGCAGAGTTGTGGATG GCAGTGAGGAAACACAAACTGACGAGAAGATGGCTTTTGAGAATCATAGCTGAAAGA GAAAAGGACATGGAGGACCGAGCATACAGGAATCTTCAGGATTTGGAGGAATATGCAGAGAACACCCAGTCGTCACTGCTCTACCTCTTGCTGGAGACTTTAG GAGTGAAAGACGTCCATGCAGATCATGCTGCCAGCCACATTGGTAAAGCACAAGGCATTGTGACGTGTCTGCGAGCCACACCGTACCACAGCCAGAGACGCAAAGTATATCTCCCCATGGACATCTGCATGCTg CATGGTGCTTCTCAAGAGGACTTCATTCGTGGCAGCAGGGAGCAGAATGTCAAGGATGTTGTGTACGACATTGCCAGTCAAGCACATGTTCATCTTCAACAT gCAAGATCATTTTGCAAAAGGGTTCCAGATTCTGCCATGTGTGCTTTCCTGCAAACA gttgCTATTGATGACTACCTGGAGAGAGTGAGGAAAGTAGACTTCGATGTTTTCCATCCTAGTCTCCAGAGGAGGAATCCGCTTCTTCCCATTCAACTTTATTTCCGATcgtttaagaaaaaatattga
- the ndufaf6 gene encoding NADH dehydrogenase (ubiquinone) complex I, assembly factor 6 isoform X3, which translates to MWNWHRQVKDSVSQKTIGLMRMQFWRTAVEDIYRDDPPVQPVSAELWMAVRKHKLTRRWLLRIIAEREKDMEDRAYRNLQDLEEYAENTQSSLLYLLLETLGVKDVHADHAASHIGKAQGIVTCLRATPYHSQRRKVYLPMDICMLHGASQEDFIRGSREQNVKDVVYDIASQAHVHLQHARSFCKRVPDSAMCAFLQTVAIDDYLERVRKVDFDVFHPSLQRRNPLLPIQLYFRSFKKKY; encoded by the exons ATGTGGAACTGGCACAGGCAG gtgaaGGACTCGGTATCTCAGAAGACTATTGGTTTAATGCGAATGCAGTTTTGGAGGACAGCAGTGGAGGACATTTACAGAGACGACCCCCCAGTGCAGCCTGTTAGTGCAGAGTTGTGGATG GCAGTGAGGAAACACAAACTGACGAGAAGATGGCTTTTGAGAATCATAGCTGAAAGA GAAAAGGACATGGAGGACCGAGCATACAGGAATCTTCAGGATTTGGAGGAATATGCAGAGAACACCCAGTCGTCACTGCTCTACCTCTTGCTGGAGACTTTAG GAGTGAAAGACGTCCATGCAGATCATGCTGCCAGCCACATTGGTAAAGCACAAGGCATTGTGACGTGTCTGCGAGCCACACCGTACCACAGCCAGAGACGCAAAGTATATCTCCCCATGGACATCTGCATGCTg CATGGTGCTTCTCAAGAGGACTTCATTCGTGGCAGCAGGGAGCAGAATGTCAAGGATGTTGTGTACGACATTGCCAGTCAAGCACATGTTCATCTTCAACAT gCAAGATCATTTTGCAAAAGGGTTCCAGATTCTGCCATGTGTGCTTTCCTGCAAACA gttgCTATTGATGACTACCTGGAGAGAGTGAGGAAAGTAGACTTCGATGTTTTCCATCCTAGTCTCCAGAGGAGGAATCCGCTTCTTCCCATTCAACTTTATTTCCGATcgtttaagaaaaaatattga